A DNA window from Brenneria izadpanahii contains the following coding sequences:
- the ugpB gene encoding sn-glycerol-3-phosphate ABC transporter substrate-binding protein UgpB, producing MLNPIIRKTHGINKTMICAALALACSANAQAVTEIPFWHSMEGELGTTVNSLTDRFNQSHSDVKIVPVYKGNYEQSLAAGIAAFRAGNAPAILQVYEVGTATMMASKAIKPVYEVFNQAGINFDESVFVPTVSGYYADGKSGHLLSQPFNSSTPVLYYNKDAFKKAGLDPEQPPKTWQQMAEYTAKLRAAGMKCGYASGWQGWIQIENFSAWHGLPIASRNNGFDGTDAVLEFNKPVQVKHIQLLEDMNKKGDFTYYGRKDEPTEKFYNGECAITTASSGSLANIRQHAKFNYGVGMMPYDADVQGAPQNAIIGGASLWVMNGKDDATYKGVAEFMQFLAQPEIAAEWHQKTGYLPITTAAYELTQRQGFYDKNPGADIATRQMLNKPPLPYTKGLRLGNMPQIRTVVDEELESVWTGKKTPQQALDSAVERGNALLRRFEQSAK from the coding sequence GGAGCTGGGAACCACGGTTAATTCACTAACGGACCGTTTTAACCAATCGCACAGCGATGTCAAAATCGTCCCGGTCTATAAAGGCAACTACGAACAGAGTCTGGCCGCCGGGATCGCCGCTTTCCGCGCCGGCAACGCTCCCGCGATTTTACAGGTTTACGAAGTCGGCACCGCCACCATGATGGCCAGCAAGGCCATTAAACCCGTCTATGAAGTGTTCAACCAGGCCGGAATCAATTTCGACGAGTCGGTTTTCGTCCCCACGGTTTCCGGTTATTACGCCGATGGGAAAAGCGGACATTTGCTGTCGCAACCGTTTAATAGCTCGACCCCCGTGCTGTACTACAACAAAGACGCCTTCAAAAAAGCCGGGCTGGATCCGGAGCAACCGCCTAAAACCTGGCAACAGATGGCCGAATACACCGCTAAACTGCGTGCGGCAGGCATGAAATGCGGCTACGCCAGCGGCTGGCAAGGCTGGATTCAAATCGAAAACTTCAGCGCCTGGCACGGGTTGCCGATAGCGAGCCGAAATAACGGTTTTGACGGTACGGACGCGGTACTGGAATTCAATAAGCCCGTTCAGGTCAAACATATCCAACTGCTTGAGGATATGAATAAAAAAGGCGACTTCACCTACTACGGACGTAAAGACGAGCCAACGGAGAAGTTCTACAACGGTGAGTGCGCCATTACCACCGCTTCTTCCGGTTCGTTGGCGAATATCCGCCAGCACGCCAAATTCAATTACGGCGTCGGCATGATGCCGTATGACGCCGACGTGCAAGGCGCGCCGCAGAACGCCATCATCGGCGGCGCAAGCCTGTGGGTGATGAACGGCAAAGACGACGCGACCTACAAAGGCGTCGCCGAATTTATGCAGTTCCTGGCGCAGCCTGAAATCGCCGCGGAATGGCACCAGAAAACCGGCTATCTGCCTATCACCACCGCCGCCTATGAATTAACGCAGCGGCAGGGCTTTTACGATAAGAATCCGGGCGCGGATATCGCAACGCGCCAGATGCTGAACAAACCGCCATTGCCGTACACCAAAGGTTTGCGTTTAGGCAATATGCCGCAAATCCGTACCGTGGTGGATGAAGAGCTGGAAAGCGTCTGGACCGGTAAGAAAACCCCGCAACAGGCTCTGGACAGCGCCGTCGAGCGCGGCAACGCCCTGCTGCGCCGTTTTGAGCAGTCGGCCAAGTAG